One segment of Theobroma cacao cultivar B97-61/B2 chromosome 9, Criollo_cocoa_genome_V2, whole genome shotgun sequence DNA contains the following:
- the LOC18590180 gene encoding uncharacterized protein LOC18590180 — protein MAKSIALPMLCLVLLVALPSPSYSQGGLQFCPTELTIPGTCGNNGGFECFEAINAKFGASAMAMKCTCQALQSNERLCKCLIVCRE, from the exons aTGGCGAAGTCAATTGCCCTCCCCATGCTTTGCCTTGTTCTTTTAGTAGCTCTGCCCTCCCCTTCTTATTCTCAAG GGGGTCTCCAATTTTGCCCAACTGAACTAACAATACCTGGGACATGCGGCAATAATGGAGGTTTCGAGTGTTTTGAAGCCATAAATGCGAAATTTGGAGCTTCAGCAATGGCAATGAAATGTACTTGCCAAGCTTTGCAATCTAACGAGCGTCTCTgcaaatgcttaattgtttGTCGAGAATAA
- the LOC18590181 gene encoding phragmoplast orienting kinesin 2 isoform X1 — translation MPFISDTASAIKSRFGFHDRSSSSESVSMLSVRSPPDLPPKSAARENPVHSSAVTLAIRSIGDWDDDATAENSSAPPPSKSFEFREDPSFWKDHNVQVIIRIRPLSSSEISLQGYGKCIRQESCQTITWTGHPESRFTFDLVADEYVSQENLFKVAGLPMVDNCMGGYNSCMFAYGQTGSGKTHTMLGDIEGGTRRHSVNCGMTPRVFEYLFTRIQKEKEARKDEKLRFSCTCSFLEIYNEQILDLLDPSSTNLQIREDIKKGVYVDNLKEIEVTTARDVIQQLIQGAANRKVAATNMNRASSRSHSVFTCIIESKWESQGVTHHRFARLNLVDLAGSERQKSSGAEGERLKEATNINKSLSTLGLVIMNLVNISNGKSLHVPYRDSKLTFLLQDSLGGNSKTTIIANISPSNCCSLETLSTLKFAQRAKFIKNNAVVNEDASGDVVAMRLQIQQLKKEVSRLRGFVNGRVENLDNDILASSFPPSPGPFKWEGGLHGSFSPLTSDKRMSQKKDYEVALVGAFKREREKEAALEALNAENQAAMQLAKQREDEIQSLKMRLRFREAGIKRLEAVASGKISGETHLLKEKEECLKEIEVLRAQVDRNQEVTRFAMENLRLKEEIRRLKSLCDEGQQEMMNEQIKVLHNKLLEALDWKLMHEADSLIIEKTNSKVVSGIKDDGNQLISSQEPDSAWCSSLNEENEFLRMQAIHNKAEMNALQKKLEFCLEEKEELERYVSDLLKKLEEERSTRPVKEEIQQSELHSLSVDVPMINLNDQMELKTMVDAIAAASQREAEALERAFKLSQENDELRLKLKGYVEDNKQLLDLYEQKAAESNYKSLNEEDSIHENDIKDRSDTGLDEHSEEKEVDLKKNVENLEQQLMEMHEENEKLMGLYERAMQERDEFKRMFSSGSQNRREARELECPEKLVEVDGGEHGFDKPDNQFEAKDLERESDLLGSQMYDAGESLNLNRLDHIEVISNVEVHADLAPETGNQIDDTTASCMEIEPVDTTAAKMLEDLNSARAILGRAQEKLSDSAKTVTEFGYLEKAFCEFDKLSREIEVMEGGIKEKHQHLKSVALLSSKTKERKALTDKKLSAVKYSLSSFSSSVAYFEQREARARTRLSASLSHLDKKKEELAHLNKSKGEIEASLVKMRESEAEARSNLVLLKSKLEEESKRQETDKVLFAIDNLDKLDASQRNLCLAGKATELLKTEEEKSKMQNEMKLSRESLGAIKMSLQDLNKKLVKVENDMEAVLVEVQKGSKSVEELELALQGVVLEKGTLVKIGENGKTEIESLILEYQQHVFDIDLTEAEMKVMDEELQLDLRRLELLQTLRATAAKKVKQLASSGFLSEKLEADIQSVCANFEEARILLGVDHSSDS, via the exons ATGCCGTTCATTTCCGATACGGCCAGCGCAATCAAGAGCCGCTTTGGCTTCCACGACCGGTCCTCTTCATCCGAGTCCGTCTCGATGTTGTCGGTGCGTAGTCCGCCAGATCTTCCTCCGAAATCAGCCGCGAGGGAGAATCCCGTCCATTCCTCCGCCGTCACGTTGGCAATTCGGAGCATCGGTGACTGGGACGATGATGCGACTGCCGAAAATAGTTCAGCGCCTCCGCCGTCTAAGAGCTTTGAGTTCCGTGAGGATCCGTCGTTTTGGAAGGACCACAATGTGCAG GTTATCATCAGAATTCGTCCCCTTAGTAGTTCCGAAATATCGCTACAAGGTTACGGCAAGTGTATTAGGCAAGAGAGTTGTCAGACAATTACTTGGACGGGGCATCCGGAATCTCGTTTTACATTTGATCTTGTTGCTGATGAATACGTTAGCCAG GAAAATCTCTTCAAAGTGGCTGGATTGCCCATGGTGGATAATTGCATGGGAGGCTACAACAGCTGCATGTTTGCATACGGCCAA ACTGGAAGTGGGAAGACTCACACAATGCTTGGAGACATCGAGGGAGGCACTCGGAGACACAGTGTCAATTGCGGGATGACTCCTAGGGtctttgaatatttatttacaagAATACAAAAG GAAAAAGAGGCTCGTAAAGATGAGAAATTAAGATTTTCTTGTACATGCTCgtttttggaaatatataaTGAACAGATTCTTGATCTTTTGGATCCATCATCAACCAATTTACAG ATAAGAGAAGACATCAAGAAAGGGGTTTATGTTGACAATCTCAAGGAGATAGAAGTTACAACTGCACGTGATGTGATTCAACAGCTCATTCAA GGTGCAGCAAACAGAAAGGTGGCTGCCACTAACATGAATCGTGCAAGCAGTCGTTCTCACAGTGTATTTACATGCATAATTGAAAGTAAG TGGGAATCTCAAGGCGTAACTCACCACCGTTTTGCTCGGCTTAATCTTGTTGATTTAGCAGGCTCTGAAAG ACAGAAGAGTTCTGGGGCTGAAGGTGAACGCCTCAAGGAGGCTACTAATATTAACAAGTCTCTTTCAACATTGGG ACTCGTGATCATGAACCTTGTAAATATTTCCAATGGGAAGTCACTCCATGTTCCTTATCGAGATTCAAAACTTACTTTTTTGCTTCAG GATTCTCTAGGAGGGAATTCAAAAACAACTATAATTGCAAATATCAGTCCATCTAATTG TTGTTCACTTGAGACGCTAAGCACATTGAAGTTTGCACAGCGGGCTAAATTTATTAAGAACAAT GCAGTTGTAAATGAAGATGCATCTGGAGATGTTGTTGCTATGAGGCTGCAAATTCAACAGCTGAAG AAAGAAGTATCCCGTCTACGAGGTTTTGTTAATGGCAGGGTTGAAAATCTAGATAATGATATATTGGCATCAAGCTTTCCACCATCACCAGGGCCTTTTAAGTGGGAAGGTGGTCTTCATGGATCATTCAGTCCGCTTACATCTGATAAAAGGATGTCTCAG AAGAAAGATTATGAAGTTGCTCTTGTTGGGGCCTTCAAGAGGGAAAGGGAGAAAGAAGCCGCTTTAGAGGCACTGAATGCTGAAAATCAGGCAGCTATGCAGTTG GCAAAACAAAGAGAAGATGAAATTCAAAGCTTGAAAATGAGGTTACGGTTTCGAGAAGCAGGAATTAAGAGGCTGGAGGCTGTTGCTTCTGGAAAGATTTCTGGTGAGACACACTTAttaaaagagaaggaagaatGTTTGAAGGAAATTGAGGTTTTACGAGCACAAGTTGATCGAAACCAAGAAGTCACTAGATTTGCCATGGAGAATTTGCGACTAAAGGAAGAGATTAGAAG ATTAAAGTCCCTTTGTGATGAAGGTCAACAGGAGATGATGAATGAACAGATTAAGGTGTTACATAATAAG TTGCTAGAGGCACTTGATTGGAAACTTATGCATGAAGCAGATTCCTTAATAATTGAG AAAACAAATTCTAAAGTGGTGTCAGGCATTAAGGATGATGGCAATCAACTGATCTCTAGTCAG GAGCCAGATTCAGCTTGGTGCTCTTCGCTGAatgaggaaaatgaattcCTTAGGATGCAG GCCATTCACAACAAGGCAGAAATGAATGCACTCCAGAAAAAACTTGAATTTTGCCttgaagagaaagaagagttGGAAAG GTATGTGAGTGATCTGCTTAAAAaacttgaagaagaaagatctACAAGACCAGTGAAAGAAGAAATACAGCAATCAGAGCTTCATTCATTGTCAGTGGATGTGCCAATGATCAACCTTAATGACCAAATGGAGCTTAAAACAATGGTTGATGCCATTGCAGCTGCAAGTCAGAGAGAAGCAGAAGCTCTTGAGAGAGCATTTAAGTTGTCTCAAGAGAATGATGAACTACGATTAAAGCTTAAGGGCTATGTTGAGGATAACAAGCAACTCCTTGATTTATATGAACAGAAAGCTGCTGAAAGCaattataaaagtttgaatGAAGAAGACAGTATTCATGAAAATGACATTAAGGATCGCAGTGATACTGGCTTAGATGAACATAGTGAAGAAAAAGAGGTGGACTTGAAGAAGAATGTTGAGAACCTTGAGCAACAGCTTATGGAAATGcatgaagaaaatgaaaaattaatgggTTTGTATGAAAGAGCTATGCAGGAGAGAGATGAGTTCAAAAGAATGTTTTCTTCTGGAAGTCAGAACAGAAGGGAGGCTAGAGAACTTGAATGCCCAGAGAAGCTAGTTGAAGTTGATGGAGGGGAACACGGCTTCGATAAACCTGACAACCAGTTTGAGGCAAAGGATTTAGAGCGGGAATCTGATCTTCTTGGATCACAAATGTACGATGCTGGAGAAAGTCTAAACTTGAATAGACTTGATCATATTGAAGTGATTTCCAATGTGGAGGTGCATGCAGATCTTGCACCAGAAACAGGGAATCAGATTGATGATACTACAGCTTCTTGCATGGAAATAGAGCCAGTAGACACAACTGCTGCAAAGATGTTAGAAGATTTAAATTCTGCCAGAGCAATACTGGGCCGGGCACAGGAAAAACTTTCAGATTCTGCCAAGACTGTTACTGAATTTGGTTACCTTGAGAAAGCGTTCTGCGAGTTTGATAAGCTTTCCAGAGAGATTGAAGTAATGGAAGGTGGAATAAAGGAGAAGCACCAACACCTTAAATCTGTTGCACTCCTTTCTTCAAAAacgaaagaaagaaaagctcTAACTGATAAGAAGTTATCAGCAGTCAAATATTCTCTAtcaagcttttcttcttcgGTTGCTTACTTCGAGCAGCGTGAAGCTCGGGCGAGGACAAGGTTAAGTGCTTCTTTGTCTCATTTggacaaaaagaaagaggaattGGCCCATCTTAATAAGTCCAAGGGTGAAATTGAGGCTTCCTTGGTTAAGATGCGGGAATCTGAAGCTGAAGCAAGGAGCAACCTTGTTCTATTGAAATCAAAACTAGAGGAAGAAAGTAAAAGACAAGAGACTGATAAGGTTTTATTTGCCATTGATAACTTGGACAAACTAGACGCGTCACAGAGAAATTTGTGCTTGGCTGGTAAAGCAACTGAGTTATTGAAGACCGAGGAAGAGAAAAGCAAGATGCAAAATGAGATGAAGTTGTCACGAGAAAGTTTGGGAGCCATAAAAATGAGTCTCCAGGATTTGAATAAGAAGCTTGTGAAGGTAGAAAATGATATGGAAGCTGTCCTAGTGGAAGTACAGAAAGGATCGAAGTCAGTGGAGGAGTTGGAGCTTGCGCTGCAAGGTGTAGTTTTAGAGAAGGGTACTCTTGTCAAGATTGGGGAGAACGGGAAGACTGAAATTGAGAGCTTGATCCTCGAATATCAGCAGCATGTCTTTGATATAGATCTGACCGAGGCAGAGATGAAGGTAATGGATGAAGAATTGCAGCTTGACTTAAGAAGACTTGAACTGTTGCAAACACTGAGAGCTACAGCTGCCAAGAAGGTAAAGCAATTGGCTTCTTCAGGCTTCTTGTCCGAGAAGCTGGAAGCTGATATACAAAGTGTTTGTGCAAATTTTGAAGAGGCAAGGATTTTGTTAGGAGTGGATCATTCAAGTGACAGTTAA
- the LOC18590181 gene encoding phragmoplast orienting kinesin 2 isoform X2, which yields MPFISDTASAIKSRFGFHDRSSSSESVSMLSVRSPPDLPPKSAARENPVHSSAVTLAIRSIGDWDDDATAENSSAPPPSKSFEFREDPSFWKDHNVQVIIRIRPLSSSEISLQGYGKCIRQESCQTITWTGHPESRFTFDLVADEYVSQENLFKVAGLPMVDNCMGGYNSCMFAYGQTGSGKTHTMLGDIEGGTRRHSVNCGMTPRVFEYLFTRIQKEKEARKDEKLRFSCTCSFLEIYNEQILDLLDPSSTNLQIREDIKKGVYVDNLKEIEVTTARDVIQQLIQGAANRKVAATNMNRASSRSHSVFTCIIESKWESQGVTHHRFARLNLVDLAGSERQKSSGAEGERLKEATNINKSLSTLGLVIMNLVNISNGKSLHVPYRDSKLTFLLQDSLGGNSKTTIIANISPSNCCSLETLSTLKFAQRAKFIKNNAVVNEDASGDVVAMRLQIQQLKKEVSRLRGFVNGRVENLDNDILASSFPPSPGPFKWEGGLHGSFSPLTSDKRMSQKKDYEVALVGAFKREREKEAALEALNAENQAAMQLAKQREDEIQSLKMRLRFREAGIKRLEAVASGKISGETHLLKEKEECLKEIEVLRAQVDRNQEVTRFAMENLRLKEEIRRLKSLCDEGQQEMMNEQIKVLHNKLLEALDWKLMHEADSLIIEKTNSKVVSGIKDDGNQLISSQAIHNKAEMNALQKKLEFCLEEKEELERYVSDLLKKLEEERSTRPVKEEIQQSELHSLSVDVPMINLNDQMELKTMVDAIAAASQREAEALERAFKLSQENDELRLKLKGYVEDNKQLLDLYEQKAAESNYKSLNEEDSIHENDIKDRSDTGLDEHSEEKEVDLKKNVENLEQQLMEMHEENEKLMGLYERAMQERDEFKRMFSSGSQNRREARELECPEKLVEVDGGEHGFDKPDNQFEAKDLERESDLLGSQMYDAGESLNLNRLDHIEVISNVEVHADLAPETGNQIDDTTASCMEIEPVDTTAAKMLEDLNSARAILGRAQEKLSDSAKTVTEFGYLEKAFCEFDKLSREIEVMEGGIKEKHQHLKSVALLSSKTKERKALTDKKLSAVKYSLSSFSSSVAYFEQREARARTRLSASLSHLDKKKEELAHLNKSKGEIEASLVKMRESEAEARSNLVLLKSKLEEESKRQETDKVLFAIDNLDKLDASQRNLCLAGKATELLKTEEEKSKMQNEMKLSRESLGAIKMSLQDLNKKLVKVENDMEAVLVEVQKGSKSVEELELALQGVVLEKGTLVKIGENGKTEIESLILEYQQHVFDIDLTEAEMKVMDEELQLDLRRLELLQTLRATAAKKVKQLASSGFLSEKLEADIQSVCANFEEARILLGVDHSSDS from the exons ATGCCGTTCATTTCCGATACGGCCAGCGCAATCAAGAGCCGCTTTGGCTTCCACGACCGGTCCTCTTCATCCGAGTCCGTCTCGATGTTGTCGGTGCGTAGTCCGCCAGATCTTCCTCCGAAATCAGCCGCGAGGGAGAATCCCGTCCATTCCTCCGCCGTCACGTTGGCAATTCGGAGCATCGGTGACTGGGACGATGATGCGACTGCCGAAAATAGTTCAGCGCCTCCGCCGTCTAAGAGCTTTGAGTTCCGTGAGGATCCGTCGTTTTGGAAGGACCACAATGTGCAG GTTATCATCAGAATTCGTCCCCTTAGTAGTTCCGAAATATCGCTACAAGGTTACGGCAAGTGTATTAGGCAAGAGAGTTGTCAGACAATTACTTGGACGGGGCATCCGGAATCTCGTTTTACATTTGATCTTGTTGCTGATGAATACGTTAGCCAG GAAAATCTCTTCAAAGTGGCTGGATTGCCCATGGTGGATAATTGCATGGGAGGCTACAACAGCTGCATGTTTGCATACGGCCAA ACTGGAAGTGGGAAGACTCACACAATGCTTGGAGACATCGAGGGAGGCACTCGGAGACACAGTGTCAATTGCGGGATGACTCCTAGGGtctttgaatatttatttacaagAATACAAAAG GAAAAAGAGGCTCGTAAAGATGAGAAATTAAGATTTTCTTGTACATGCTCgtttttggaaatatataaTGAACAGATTCTTGATCTTTTGGATCCATCATCAACCAATTTACAG ATAAGAGAAGACATCAAGAAAGGGGTTTATGTTGACAATCTCAAGGAGATAGAAGTTACAACTGCACGTGATGTGATTCAACAGCTCATTCAA GGTGCAGCAAACAGAAAGGTGGCTGCCACTAACATGAATCGTGCAAGCAGTCGTTCTCACAGTGTATTTACATGCATAATTGAAAGTAAG TGGGAATCTCAAGGCGTAACTCACCACCGTTTTGCTCGGCTTAATCTTGTTGATTTAGCAGGCTCTGAAAG ACAGAAGAGTTCTGGGGCTGAAGGTGAACGCCTCAAGGAGGCTACTAATATTAACAAGTCTCTTTCAACATTGGG ACTCGTGATCATGAACCTTGTAAATATTTCCAATGGGAAGTCACTCCATGTTCCTTATCGAGATTCAAAACTTACTTTTTTGCTTCAG GATTCTCTAGGAGGGAATTCAAAAACAACTATAATTGCAAATATCAGTCCATCTAATTG TTGTTCACTTGAGACGCTAAGCACATTGAAGTTTGCACAGCGGGCTAAATTTATTAAGAACAAT GCAGTTGTAAATGAAGATGCATCTGGAGATGTTGTTGCTATGAGGCTGCAAATTCAACAGCTGAAG AAAGAAGTATCCCGTCTACGAGGTTTTGTTAATGGCAGGGTTGAAAATCTAGATAATGATATATTGGCATCAAGCTTTCCACCATCACCAGGGCCTTTTAAGTGGGAAGGTGGTCTTCATGGATCATTCAGTCCGCTTACATCTGATAAAAGGATGTCTCAG AAGAAAGATTATGAAGTTGCTCTTGTTGGGGCCTTCAAGAGGGAAAGGGAGAAAGAAGCCGCTTTAGAGGCACTGAATGCTGAAAATCAGGCAGCTATGCAGTTG GCAAAACAAAGAGAAGATGAAATTCAAAGCTTGAAAATGAGGTTACGGTTTCGAGAAGCAGGAATTAAGAGGCTGGAGGCTGTTGCTTCTGGAAAGATTTCTGGTGAGACACACTTAttaaaagagaaggaagaatGTTTGAAGGAAATTGAGGTTTTACGAGCACAAGTTGATCGAAACCAAGAAGTCACTAGATTTGCCATGGAGAATTTGCGACTAAAGGAAGAGATTAGAAG ATTAAAGTCCCTTTGTGATGAAGGTCAACAGGAGATGATGAATGAACAGATTAAGGTGTTACATAATAAG TTGCTAGAGGCACTTGATTGGAAACTTATGCATGAAGCAGATTCCTTAATAATTGAG AAAACAAATTCTAAAGTGGTGTCAGGCATTAAGGATGATGGCAATCAACTGATCTCTAGTCAG GCCATTCACAACAAGGCAGAAATGAATGCACTCCAGAAAAAACTTGAATTTTGCCttgaagagaaagaagagttGGAAAG GTATGTGAGTGATCTGCTTAAAAaacttgaagaagaaagatctACAAGACCAGTGAAAGAAGAAATACAGCAATCAGAGCTTCATTCATTGTCAGTGGATGTGCCAATGATCAACCTTAATGACCAAATGGAGCTTAAAACAATGGTTGATGCCATTGCAGCTGCAAGTCAGAGAGAAGCAGAAGCTCTTGAGAGAGCATTTAAGTTGTCTCAAGAGAATGATGAACTACGATTAAAGCTTAAGGGCTATGTTGAGGATAACAAGCAACTCCTTGATTTATATGAACAGAAAGCTGCTGAAAGCaattataaaagtttgaatGAAGAAGACAGTATTCATGAAAATGACATTAAGGATCGCAGTGATACTGGCTTAGATGAACATAGTGAAGAAAAAGAGGTGGACTTGAAGAAGAATGTTGAGAACCTTGAGCAACAGCTTATGGAAATGcatgaagaaaatgaaaaattaatgggTTTGTATGAAAGAGCTATGCAGGAGAGAGATGAGTTCAAAAGAATGTTTTCTTCTGGAAGTCAGAACAGAAGGGAGGCTAGAGAACTTGAATGCCCAGAGAAGCTAGTTGAAGTTGATGGAGGGGAACACGGCTTCGATAAACCTGACAACCAGTTTGAGGCAAAGGATTTAGAGCGGGAATCTGATCTTCTTGGATCACAAATGTACGATGCTGGAGAAAGTCTAAACTTGAATAGACTTGATCATATTGAAGTGATTTCCAATGTGGAGGTGCATGCAGATCTTGCACCAGAAACAGGGAATCAGATTGATGATACTACAGCTTCTTGCATGGAAATAGAGCCAGTAGACACAACTGCTGCAAAGATGTTAGAAGATTTAAATTCTGCCAGAGCAATACTGGGCCGGGCACAGGAAAAACTTTCAGATTCTGCCAAGACTGTTACTGAATTTGGTTACCTTGAGAAAGCGTTCTGCGAGTTTGATAAGCTTTCCAGAGAGATTGAAGTAATGGAAGGTGGAATAAAGGAGAAGCACCAACACCTTAAATCTGTTGCACTCCTTTCTTCAAAAacgaaagaaagaaaagctcTAACTGATAAGAAGTTATCAGCAGTCAAATATTCTCTAtcaagcttttcttcttcgGTTGCTTACTTCGAGCAGCGTGAAGCTCGGGCGAGGACAAGGTTAAGTGCTTCTTTGTCTCATTTggacaaaaagaaagaggaattGGCCCATCTTAATAAGTCCAAGGGTGAAATTGAGGCTTCCTTGGTTAAGATGCGGGAATCTGAAGCTGAAGCAAGGAGCAACCTTGTTCTATTGAAATCAAAACTAGAGGAAGAAAGTAAAAGACAAGAGACTGATAAGGTTTTATTTGCCATTGATAACTTGGACAAACTAGACGCGTCACAGAGAAATTTGTGCTTGGCTGGTAAAGCAACTGAGTTATTGAAGACCGAGGAAGAGAAAAGCAAGATGCAAAATGAGATGAAGTTGTCACGAGAAAGTTTGGGAGCCATAAAAATGAGTCTCCAGGATTTGAATAAGAAGCTTGTGAAGGTAGAAAATGATATGGAAGCTGTCCTAGTGGAAGTACAGAAAGGATCGAAGTCAGTGGAGGAGTTGGAGCTTGCGCTGCAAGGTGTAGTTTTAGAGAAGGGTACTCTTGTCAAGATTGGGGAGAACGGGAAGACTGAAATTGAGAGCTTGATCCTCGAATATCAGCAGCATGTCTTTGATATAGATCTGACCGAGGCAGAGATGAAGGTAATGGATGAAGAATTGCAGCTTGACTTAAGAAGACTTGAACTGTTGCAAACACTGAGAGCTACAGCTGCCAAGAAGGTAAAGCAATTGGCTTCTTCAGGCTTCTTGTCCGAGAAGCTGGAAGCTGATATACAAAGTGTTTGTGCAAATTTTGAAGAGGCAAGGATTTTGTTAGGAGTGGATCATTCAAGTGACAGTTAA
- the LOC18590182 gene encoding probable carboxylesterase 15: MSNTAASATMTTPPFYEVDECRGVLRVYSDGSIWRSPKPSFNVPVDDDGSVVWKDILFDPVHNLQLRLYKPASSSSAKLPIFYYIHGGGFCIGSRAWPNCQNYCFRLSSELQAAVISPDYRLAPENRLPAAIEDGFMTVKWLQAQALAENPDPWLTDVGDFSRVFICGDSAGGNIAHNLAVQLGAGSSDLAPVRVRGYVLLAPFFGGTVRTRSEAEGPKDAFLNWELIDRFWRLSIPIGDTTDHPLINPFGPVSRSLEHLNLDPILVVVGGSDLLKDRAEEYAKRLKDWGKKIDYVEFEGQQHGFFTINPNSEPAKALMLIIKRFITENSS, from the exons ATGTCTAACACTGCTGCCTCTGCTACCATGACTACCCCTCCATTCTATGAGGTTGATGAATGCCGAGGAGTCCTTCGTGTTTACAGCGATGGCTCCATTTGGCGCTCCCCTAAACCAAGCTTCAATGTTCCTGTTGATGATGATGGCTCCGTTGTGTGGAAAGATATTCTATTTGATCCTGTGCACAACCTTCAACTCAGGCTCTATAAGCCAGCTTCATCCTCGTCTGCCAAGCTCCCTATCTTCTATTACATCCATGGCGGTGGCTTTTGCATTGGATCACGTGCCTGGCCTAACTGTCAAAACTATTGCTTCAGGCTCTCCTCAGAGCTCCAAGCAGCAGTGATTTCGCCAGATTATCGTTTGGCTCCAGAGAACAGACTCCCGGCAGCCATTGAGGATGGATTCATGACTGTGAAATGGCTCCAAGCTCAAGCTCTGGCTGAGAATCCTGATCCATGGTTAACCGATGTAGGTGATTTTAGCAGGGTGTTCATATGCGGTGACTCAGCTGGTGGTAATATTGCTCATAATTTGGCGGTTCAGCTAGGGGCTGGTTCATCTGATTTGGCTCCGGTTCGGGTCAGGGGTTATGTCCTTTTAGCACCTTTCTTCGGAGGGACAGTGAGAACCAGGTCAGAAGCAGAGGGTCCTAAAGATGCCTTCCTTAATTGGGAGCTCATTGACAG GTTCTGGAGGCTATCTATACCGATTGGAGATACGACGGATCACCCACTGATAAACCCTTTCGGTCCGGTCAGCCGCAGCCTTGAGCATTTGAATCTTGATCCTATTCTGGTAGTGGTTGGTGGAAGCGATCTGTTGAAAGACCGAGCAGAGGAATATGCCAAGAGACTGAAGGACTGGGGGAAGAAGATCGACTATGTTGAATTTGAAGGACAGCAACATGGCTTCTTCACTATTAATCCTAACTCCGAACCAGCAAAAGCGTTGATGCTAATTATCAAACGCTTCATCACTGAAAATTCCAGCTAA